The following coding sequences are from one Lolium rigidum isolate FL_2022 chromosome 6, APGP_CSIRO_Lrig_0.1, whole genome shotgun sequence window:
- the LOC124661048 gene encoding uricase-like has translation MAGRFDLQGRHGKSRVRVSRVWRRPAAAGGHLFVEWSVAVSLVSDCLPSYTSDDNSAIVATDSIKNTVYVKAKECTEVVSMEEFAVILGRHFTSLYPQVSEAMVTIVERPWERVVVDGKPHSHGFKLGSEKHSTEVTVKKSGGLLINSGIQGYSLLKTTQSGFEGFVRDRYTLLPETRERIVATEVTAWWRYPFEHVSQLPSKPFCFTQRYQDLKKVLADTFFGPPDVGVYSPSVQNTLYLMGREVLTRFPDIASIQLRMPNLHFLPVNLSGKENPGLVKFADDVYMPTDEPHGTIEATLTRANSKL, from the exons ATGGCCGGGCGCTTCGACCTCCAGGGCAGGCACGGCAAGTCCCGCGTCCGCGTCTCGCGCGTGTGGCGCCGCCCCGCCGCGGCTGGGGGCCACCTCTTCGTCGAGTGGAGCGTCGCCGTCAGCCTCGTCTCCGACTGCCTCCCCTCCTACACCTCCGACGACAACTCCGCCATCGTCGCCACCGATTCCATCAAGAACACC GTGTATGTGAAGGCCAAGGAGTGCACGGAGGTGGTGTCCATGGAGGAATTCGCCGTCATCCTCGGAAGGCATTTCACGTCCCTGTACCCGCAG GTCTCGGAGGCGATGGTGACAATCGTGGAGCGCCCGTGGGAGCGCGTGGTCGTCGACGGGAAACCTCATTCGCATG GATTCAAACTTGGTTCTGAAAAGCACAGCACAGAGGTCACTGTGAAGAAATCTGGAGGCCTGCTTATAAACTCTGGGATACAAGGGTACTCTCTGCTAAAGACAACTCAG TCTGGATTTGAAGGATTTGTTAGGGACCGCTACACGCTTCTACCTGAAACAAGAGAGAGAATTGTAGCAACAGAAGTAACTGCTTGGTGGAG GTATCCATTCGAGCATGTTTCCCAGCTTCCATCAAAACCGTTTTGCTTCACGCAAAGATACCAGGATCTAAAGAAAGTTCTGGCAGACACATTCTTTGGTCCTCCTGATGTTGGAGTATATAGTCCGTCGGTGCAGAATACATTATACCTCATGGGCAGAGAAGTTCTTACCAG GTTTCCAGACATAGCATCGATTCAGCTTAGGATGCCAAACCTCCACTTTCTTCCTGTGAACCTATCAGGGAAAGAAAATCCAGGATTGGTGAAG TTTGCTGATGATGTGTACATGCCGACTGATGAACCACATGGAACCATTGAAGCAACGTTGACCCGTGCCAACTCAAAGCTGTGA
- the LOC124667755 gene encoding NDR1/HIN1-like protein 10 gives MAGYEKQQQQPQMSAPYYAYPAPQQPAYYAPPPPPPAPRRSGPGCFLCFIFKIIAIAVIALGALTIVLWLILRPRAVRATAVSATLSRFDLADGPSAGGQLLQYNLTVDIRVRNPNRQGIHYDYAEAQASYDGERFGYDPVDPFYLERKGERTVTAAFGGSSLVNDGGALRSYRREKSDGFYSVKVRLYADLSFKVRVFNARRKSKISCTLRLPVPNTSATPVTTQLGTRCSVGF, from the coding sequence ATGGCCGGCTAcgagaagcagcagcagcagcctcagATGAGCGCGCCCTACTACGCCTACCCTGCCCCGCAGCAGCCGGCGTACTACGCCCCTCCGCCCCCACCCCCGGCCCCGCGCCGGAGCGGCCCCGGCTGCTTCCTCTGCTTCATCTtcaagatcatcgccatcgccgtcATCGCGCTCGGCGCCCTGACCATCGTCCTCTGGCTCATCCTCCGCCCGCGCGCCGTCAGGGCCACCGCCGTCTCCGCCACGCTCTCCCGCTTCGACCTCGCCGACGGGCCCTCCGCCGGCGGCCAGCTTTTGCAGTACAACCTCACCGTCGACATCCGCGTGCGCAACCCCAACCGCCAGGGAATCCACTACGACTACGCCGAGGCGCAGGCGTCCTACGACGGCGAGCGCTTCGGGTACGACCCCGTGGACCCCTTCTACCTCGAGAGGAAGGGCGAGCGCACCGTCACGGCCGCGTTCGGCGGGTCCTCGCTCGTCAACGACGGCGGCGCGCTGCGCTCGTACAGGAGGGAGAAGAGCGATGGGTTCTACTCCGTCAAGGTGAGGCTCTACGCCGACCTGAGCTTCAAGGTCAGGGTCTTCAACGCGCGTCGCAAGAGCAAGATCAGCTGCACGCTGCGGCTGCCGGTGCCCAACACGAGCGCCACGCCGGTGACCACGCAGCTGGGGACGAGGTGTTCTGTCGGCTTCTGA